Proteins encoded by one window of Methanothermobacter sp. K4:
- a CDS encoding tRNA (adenine-N1)-methyltransferase, with protein MRILMDERGKKYLMKAGEDFQTDMGIIQSRIIEEARPGDVLKTHLGREVYVLKPNLSDYLELMERRCSILLPKDIGMICAYTGIVNGSRVVDAGTGAGTVAMYLANVVGESGHVTTYEIREDFAEVAERNIRNFGFKNIEVKNRDIKEGIEEDNLDLVFLDLPGPWELMEELNESLMRGGWAVFYNPYIEQVKILHRVGSKLGFADMRTSEIIEREIEVRRQGTRPRTRMVGHTGYLTFMRKV; from the coding sequence TTGCGTATACTCATGGATGAAAGGGGTAAAAAGTACCTCATGAAGGCAGGGGAGGACTTTCAGACTGACATGGGAATCATCCAATCCCGGATAATAGAGGAGGCCAGACCAGGAGATGTGCTCAAAACACACCTTGGAAGGGAGGTTTATGTCCTTAAACCCAACCTGTCAGATTACCTTGAACTCATGGAGAGGAGGTGTTCCATCCTCCTTCCCAAGGACATCGGGATGATCTGTGCATACACAGGGATAGTGAACGGTTCAAGGGTTGTTGATGCAGGTACAGGGGCGGGGACAGTTGCAATGTACCTGGCAAATGTGGTGGGTGAATCAGGGCATGTTACAACCTATGAGATACGGGAGGACTTTGCAGAGGTTGCAGAAAGGAACATCAGGAACTTCGGATTTAAAAATATCGAGGTAAAAAACAGGGATATAAAGGAGGGTATAGAGGAGGATAACCTGGACCTGGTCTTCCTGGATCTTCCCGGGCCATGGGAGCTGATGGAGGAGTTGAATGAATCCCTCATGAGAGGAGGGTGGGCGGTTTTCTACAACCCCTACATTGAACAGGTTAAAATTCTGCACAGGGTCGGCTCAAAGCTGGGATTTGCAGATATGAGAACATCCGAAATAATTGAGCGTGAAATCGAGGTCAGGAGGCAGGGAACACGGCCAAGGACCAGAATGGTTGGACACACAGGATACCTCACATTCATGAGAAAGGTCTAG
- the pyrB gene encoding aspartate carbamoyltransferase — protein sequence MFENVISIKDFGKDDIEFILREAEKMEPVASGERSSSILTGKILGMMFYEPSTRTRLSFETAMKRLGGSVVGFADTGATSAAKGESLTDTAMMLAGYSDAIVIRHSLEGVARYISDIVDVPVINAGDGAGQHPTQTLLDLYTMKRFFGKIESLNVALVGDLKYGRTVHSLAYALAVFGVRMSFVSPPELRMPDSVIHDLEGSGVEVTETQRLDDVIDDVDVLYVTRIQKERFPDPEEYSRIKGAYHIDRNMVSGRELIVMHPLPRIDEISPEVDSLPQAMYFRQAFYGVPVRMALLKMLIRERSDSPE from the coding sequence ATGTTTGAAAATGTTATCTCAATAAAGGACTTTGGAAAGGATGATATAGAGTTCATTCTGAGGGAAGCTGAGAAAATGGAGCCAGTTGCCTCTGGCGAAAGGTCATCCAGTATTCTTACAGGAAAGATACTTGGAATGATGTTCTATGAACCATCCACAAGGACACGCCTTTCATTTGAAACTGCAATGAAGAGACTGGGTGGCAGTGTGGTTGGATTTGCAGATACAGGAGCGACATCAGCTGCAAAGGGTGAAAGTCTGACCGATACCGCAATGATGCTTGCAGGCTACTCCGATGCAATTGTGATAAGGCACAGCCTTGAGGGGGTGGCCCGTTATATATCAGACATTGTGGATGTTCCGGTTATCAATGCAGGTGACGGGGCAGGTCAGCACCCCACCCAGACCCTCCTTGACCTCTACACCATGAAGAGATTCTTTGGTAAAATAGAATCCCTCAATGTTGCACTTGTGGGGGACCTGAAGTACGGCCGGACAGTGCACTCACTTGCCTACGCACTTGCTGTTTTCGGGGTTAGAATGAGCTTTGTATCACCCCCAGAGCTCAGAATGCCTGACAGTGTCATACATGACCTTGAAGGTAGTGGGGTCGAGGTTACAGAGACCCAGAGGCTAGATGATGTTATAGATGATGTGGATGTCCTCTATGTTACAAGAATACAGAAGGAACGTTTTCCTGACCCTGAGGAGTATTCAAGGATCAAAGGGGCCTATCATATAGACAGAAACATGGTCTCAGGTAGGGAACTCATTGTAATGCATCCCCTTCCAAGGATAGATGAGATATCCCCTGAGGTTGATTCACTTCCACAGGCGATGTATTTCAGACAGGCTTTCTATGGTGTACCTGTGAGAATGGCTCTTCTCAAGATGCTGATAAGAGAAAGATCAGACTCCCCAGAGTGA
- the cdc6-1 gene encoding ORC1-type DNA replication protein Cdc6-1 translates to MNIFDEIGDKESVFKDKKYLDHRFLPDRLPHREEQIRSIAKYWVEALNGVTPPDITIYGKTGTGKTAVAKFAMKQLKEASRDCDVNIRTEYIRCTDYTTEYQVIARLCQQLGRDVPYRGWTKAEIVNTFRNMFKKNAFGQDMILLVVLDEIDILLRNDGDGLLYTLTRTDNVSILSISNYVEFKKFIKPRVRSSLRDREIVFPPYGAQQLVDILEERSKLSFKEGALDDDVIPLCAALAAKEEGDARYALDLLRTAGEIADERDSDIVKGEFVREAKDYIEHNKITDIILTLPSQQQRVLEAILYLTKRKEEITSGRLYEVYKEISKGDSVSYRRIFDFINELEMLGLISTNTVSRGRGKGRTNIIDLQCETSLLEDSLWGV, encoded by the coding sequence ATGAACATTTTTGATGAGATAGGGGACAAAGAATCTGTTTTTAAGGATAAAAAATATCTTGACCACAGGTTTCTACCTGACAGGCTGCCTCACAGGGAGGAACAGATACGCTCAATAGCCAAGTACTGGGTTGAAGCACTGAATGGAGTCACACCACCGGACATAACAATATATGGAAAAACAGGAACGGGGAAAACTGCAGTTGCCAAATTTGCCATGAAACAGCTTAAGGAGGCTTCAAGGGACTGTGATGTCAACATAAGGACAGAGTACATACGCTGTACCGATTACACAACAGAGTACCAGGTCATAGCAAGGCTCTGCCAGCAGCTTGGTCGTGATGTCCCCTACCGTGGCTGGACAAAGGCCGAGATAGTCAACACATTCAGGAACATGTTCAAGAAAAACGCCTTTGGCCAGGACATGATACTCCTTGTTGTACTTGACGAGATAGATATACTCCTAAGGAATGATGGCGACGGCCTGCTCTATACCCTCACAAGGACGGATAATGTTTCCATTCTCTCCATAAGTAACTACGTTGAATTTAAAAAGTTCATAAAACCACGTGTGAGGAGCAGTTTAAGGGACAGGGAGATAGTCTTCCCCCCCTACGGTGCCCAGCAGCTTGTTGACATACTTGAGGAGAGGTCAAAGCTGTCCTTCAAGGAAGGTGCACTTGATGACGATGTAATACCCCTCTGCGCAGCACTTGCAGCCAAGGAGGAGGGAGACGCAAGGTATGCCCTTGACCTTCTAAGGACGGCAGGTGAAATTGCAGATGAAAGGGATTCTGATATTGTGAAGGGAGAATTTGTGAGGGAAGCCAAGGACTACATAGAGCACAACAAGATCACGGACATAATACTTACACTACCCAGCCAGCAGCAGAGAGTCCTTGAGGCGATACTTTACCTCACAAAGAGAAAGGAGGAGATAACCTCCGGAAGGCTCTATGAAGTCTACAAGGAGATATCAAAGGGCGATTCAGTTTCATACAGAAGAATATTCGATTTCATAAATGAACTTGAGATGCTTGGACTCATATCAACCAACACTGTCTCCAGGGGAAGGGGAAAGGGACGCACAAATATCATAGACCTCCAGTGTGAAACTTCGCTCCTGGAGGACTCACTCTGGGGAGTCTGA
- a CDS encoding DUF2299 domain-containing protein — translation MSEKKIKKWLEEEGFLRMEVPDENASFHYVINYPEDHVIDIIQPAGKNDMILIACATSVSPEHQSGIRALSMEKRTEFIWKVRFTLNMFGVDFQLDHPENVLNSYLVTSEIFSDGLSKDRLISSIKNVFRAKLHVMWMIQERFGEDKPEHDSMYV, via the coding sequence ATGTCAGAGAAGAAGATAAAAAAATGGCTTGAGGAGGAGGGCTTTCTTAGGATGGAGGTACCTGACGAAAACGCTTCCTTTCATTATGTTATAAACTATCCAGAGGATCATGTAATTGATATCATTCAGCCCGCTGGAAAGAATGATATGATTCTTATAGCCTGTGCAACCAGTGTTAGTCCAGAGCACCAGTCAGGTATACGTGCACTCAGCATGGAAAAGAGGACTGAATTCATATGGAAGGTCCGTTTTACTCTGAACATGTTTGGGGTTGATTTCCAGCTTGATCATCCAGAGAACGTTCTAAACAGTTATCTTGTAACCTCTGAAATATTCTCTGATGGCCTGTCAAAGGACAGGTTGATTTCAAGTATAAAAAACGTTTTCAGGGCCAAACTTCATGTCATGTGGATGATACAGGAACGTTTCGGTGAGGATAAACCCGAACACGACAGCATGTATGTGTGA
- a CDS encoding cobalamin biosynthesis protein produces the protein MNEIPVLLLAVLIDIILEEPPAILHPVVHMGSIIVWMKGFLSKTRLSGMIMTLAVISVFTAPAILIGYLDGPLYTLIAAVLLSTVISIRMLFTSALDVGRSLNNSIDEAREKLSYLVSRDTATLTDGQILSATIETLTENLTDSVTAPIFYFILLGLPGAFLYRAVNTLDAMVGYLDDENRDLGWFPARLDDILNYIPSRVTGFMIVLAAFLLSMNWKNSLRVLLRDARRTPSPNSGFTMAATAGALSVQLEKPGVYVLGDPRDLLSHEKLKDALKLSSLSLALFILSATGIMLVI, from the coding sequence ATGAATGAAATCCCCGTCCTGCTACTTGCAGTTCTCATTGACATCATCCTGGAGGAACCCCCAGCCATCCTGCACCCTGTTGTTCATATGGGCTCCATCATAGTATGGATGAAGGGCTTCCTCAGTAAAACGCGCCTATCAGGAATGATAATGACTCTCGCGGTTATCTCAGTATTCACAGCACCAGCCATACTCATAGGGTACCTGGATGGCCCTCTATACACTCTGATAGCTGCAGTGCTCCTGTCAACGGTAATATCCATAAGAATGCTCTTTACATCCGCCCTGGATGTTGGGAGATCACTGAATAACAGCATTGATGAGGCAAGGGAGAAACTTTCCTATCTTGTAAGCAGAGACACTGCCACCCTAACGGATGGGCAGATACTCTCAGCAACAATTGAAACACTCACAGAAAACCTCACAGACTCAGTTACAGCACCAATTTTTTATTTTATTCTCCTGGGACTTCCAGGCGCATTCCTTTACAGGGCCGTTAACACACTTGATGCAATGGTGGGATACCTTGATGATGAAAACAGGGACCTGGGATGGTTCCCTGCCAGACTTGATGATATACTGAACTACATACCATCCCGAGTGACAGGGTTTATGATTGTTCTTGCAGCGTTTCTCCTGTCCATGAACTGGAAAAATTCGCTGAGGGTGCTCCTCAGGGACGCCAGACGCACCCCCAGTCCCAACTCAGGATTCACAATGGCTGCAACGGCCGGAGCTCTATCCGTTCAGCTGGAAAAACCAGGAGTATATGTTCTGGGGGATCCCAGAGATTTACTTTCACATGAAAAGCTTAAAGACGCCCTGAAACTGAGTTCACTATCCCTGGCCCTGTTTATCCTATCTGCAACAGGAATAATGCTGGTGATATAA